The following are encoded together in the Panicum virgatum strain AP13 chromosome 6K, P.virgatum_v5, whole genome shotgun sequence genome:
- the LOC120713347 gene encoding polyubiquitin-like: MQRIIFTNKELKDEHTVACYGLKDKFTVHLVLRLGGNGFMYLYVKVLAGNAITLDVEPSDMIGDVREKIRSHQRLVFAGTHLEDGQRIVDYGLQYESTPTLHMGFGMQMQILVKIATGN, translated from the coding sequence ATGCAGAGGATTATCTTCACTAACAAGGAGCTCAAGGATGAGCACACGGTGGCTTGTTACGGTCTCAAGGACAAATTCACAGTGCACCTCGTTCTGCGCCTTGGTGGTAATGGTTTCATGTATCTATACGTGAAGGTGCTCGCCGGCAACGCCATCACCCTCGACGTGGAGCCATCGGACATGATCGGCGACGTGAGGGAGAAGATCCGAAGCCACCAGAGGCTTGTCTTTGCCGGCACCCATCTTGAGGATGGGCAGAGAATCGTAGATTACGGACTTCAGTATGAGTCCACCCCCACCCTGCACATGGGCTTTGGCATGCAGATGCAGATTCTTGTGAAGATCGCCACCGGTAATTAA
- the LOC120713346 gene encoding polyubiquitin-like, with protein sequence MEVEPSDTVRDVKAKIHDRQKIIFEGKQLPGYGTLADHNIRNESTLQVDLCPPSPKQGSMQVFVRAPSTKTIKLKIRPSYTIGDVKAMVQNQQRLFFGGDQLQDGRT encoded by the coding sequence ATGGAGGTGGAGCCATCGGACACCGTCCGCGACGTGAAGGCCAAGATACATGACCGGCAGAAGATCATCTTTGAAGGCAAACAGTTACCTGGCTATGGCACACTTGCTGATCACAACATTCGTAACGAGTCCACCCTGCAGGTGGATCTCTGCCCCCCATCCCCAAAGCAGGGGAGCATGCAGGTCTTCGTGAGGGCGCCCTCCACCAAGACGATCAAGCTCAAGATACGGCCATCTTACACGATTGGCGATGTGAAGGCGATGGTTCAGAACCAGCAGAGGCTCTTCTTCGGTGGCGACCAGCTTCAGGATGGGCGGActtag